Genomic window (Oncorhynchus mykiss isolate Arlee chromosome 28, USDA_OmykA_1.1, whole genome shotgun sequence):
AGGAAAGAGccttcaactataaggtgctttTTTGAGGTTTCCTGGCTTTGCCATCAAGGAACTGAAGCACGCACACTTGTAGTTTTGTTTAgaaatcgcaatctgggtcaggtgacatcatttgaaagcttattCTATTGCCAAAATGtctagctaagttataaaatacgtTCTTAATGTTAGGCTTTCAAAAGGCACTTCAGACAAACAGATTGTAATTTTGGTGTGCATAGaatggagtcatgagtgcatGTTCCATGGCTAATGTTCTTCACAATACAACAAACTGGCTCATttactttttactattttcttcattgtagaatcatagtgaagacatcaaaactatgaaataacacatggaattctatagtaaccagaaaagtgttaaacaaatcaaaatatattttatatttccgattcttcaaagtagcaactctttgccttgatgacagctttgcacactcttggcattctctcaaccaccttcatgatgtagtcacctggaatgcttttccaacagtcttgaaggaattcccacaaatgctgagcacttgttggccgcttttccttcactctgctgtccaactcatcccaaaccatctcaattgggttgaggtcaggtgattgtggaggccaggtcatctgacgcagcactccattcctcttcttcttggtcaaatagcccttacaggtGTGATTTGGGTCATTTGTgatttgtcctgttaaaaaacaaatgatagtcccgctaagggcaaaccaaatgggatggcatCTCGCTGCAGattgatgtggtagccatgctggttaagtgctccttgaattctaaatagattgctgacagtgtcaccagaaaagcaccatcacacctcctcctctatgcttcatggtggtaaccacacatgcagagatgatccgttcacctactctgcgtctcacaaagacacggtgtttggaaccaaaaatcgacattttggactcgtcagaccaaaggacagatttccaccggtctaatgtccattgctagtgtttcttggctcaagcaagtctcttggtgtcctttagtagtgctttctttgcagcaatgTGACCATGAATGTGACCATGAAGTCCttattcatgcagtctcctctgaacaggtgatgtgtatgttacttgaactctgtgaagcatttatttgggctgcaatctgaggtgcagttaattgccaatttctgaggctggtaataaatgaacttatcctctgcagcagaggtaactctgggtcttcctttcttgtggcagtcctcatgagagccttaGTTTCATCACGGCACTTGATGGtttctgcacttgaagaaactttcagttCTTAATtctccgcattgactgaccttcatgtcttaaagtaatgatggactgtcatatcgctttgcttatttgagccgttcttgtcataatatggacttgttcttttaccaaatatggctatcttctgtataccacctccaccttgtcacaacacaactgattggctcaaacacattaagaaaaatatattccacaaattaacttttaacaaggaacacctgttaattgaaatgcattcctggtgactacctcgtgaagctggttgagagaatgccaagagtgtgcaaagctgtcatcaaggcaaagattggctactttaaagaatctcaaatataaaatattctacaatgtagaatatagtaaaaaagAAATAAACCCTtaaaagagtaggtgtgtccaaacttttgacatgcacacagtgccttcggaaagtattcagaccccttgaccgtCCCAGCTCTGCGTATTTTTCATTAGCTCACTTGTTTTGGTAttgcacatatacagtgccttgcgaaagtattcggcccccttgaactttgcgaccttttgccacatttcaggcttcaaacataaagatataaaactgtatttttttgtgaagaatcaacaacaagtgggacacaatcatgaagtagaacgacatttattggatatttcaaacttttttaacaaatcaaaaactgaaaaattgggctctCGCGCTCTTCCTACCTGCATAATTTCAGTCGCATCTCATGccctacacttgtctgtccattGCAGATGTAAACAATAGTTTGCCCACTCCATGGCAAGTGACTCTAGCTGCTCTGATTGGTAAAATAATTTAATGTTGAGCTAATGTAAAAGATGTAGATTTCAGATGTTTTAGAAAAGAACGATATAAACCGGTACTTTTTGGGAGTttgaaccggttcagaacttttATTTTGCAGGTTGCAATAGTGAAACGGAACGAAAAAAAGAATGGTTCCGTTCGGAACGAAAAGATTGGAAAATCATTTTGTTTCCAAACCCTGGTCAAAAACCGTACCTCGCTGTGAAGTGGAGAATCTGAACTCTGACGTCGTGTATAGCATGTTACTTTACAGCCACTGCATTCCAATTTAGTTGCTTATCAATGacaaaatctgccattttcaacccatATAGGGGCTGAGTGGAAAGGGCTACAGGTCTTCTGTAATGTTTATTTTATGTTTGTCCCAAATCTTGTAGAGTCTGGTTCCAAGTCTGGGAAACCACCATCCTTTGAGCAACGGCACTTTGATGAGGACTTCATCACACAACCCAACATATCTCCTGAAGAGTCAGTGGAACATTACCCCAATTCTGATGGTCCAGAGGAACCAGGCACATCCCGGCTCACGTCTGAGGTGTTTAGCACAGAGCAGCACCGGCCAGCCGAGGACGAGGACTCACTAGAGCTAGTGATGGTGAAGGATGAGAAAAAGGAGGAGCTGGGTCAGACCACGGCCCTGGCAGGACTTGACCAGTTTGTCATGGATGAGACTGATGGGCAGCTGTGGACCTCTGTGGATCCAGGCAGACACACTGATGGCCACCCAGATTTCTCCTTTCATGCCACAGAGGAGTACTCTCAGAATATATCAATTTTCCCATCTCAAAGTGTGCTGCCATCTGTTCCTACTATGACAGATGATGTATGGCCATTGCTTCCCTCTTCTATAGGGAAACCACATGCTGACATGCTCAGTGCAGCAGCACACATGAAAAAACATGTCAGGACATTGGCTGATGAGACTAGACAACAGATGCCAGAAGGACAGAGCAGTGAGATGCTGAATTCAAATAATGATGGAAATAGTTTAGCTCTACAGCCAAGTCAGCATCAGCACAGGGCTTCAGAAGCAACAGTGAGAATGAGTGAGTGCATGACAGGGTCAAACATGGCCACCACCTCCACCTTCTCTGGATACAGCCTGAGTCGCAGTAGTTTTAACATGGTGAAGAGAATGAGGACTCAGTGGAGGTCGGGCGGCACCACTGAGAGGCGTTTCAGCTGCACCTTCTGTGGGAAGAGCTTCCAGCGTTTCAGCCAGCTCAAAGTACACCTCCGGAGtcacaccggagagaaaccgTACACCTGCGAACAGTGTGGCAGGAGTTTCACCAAGCAGTGCAACCTGATCAGACATGCTGTGGTCCACAGCGGGGAGAAGCCCTATGAGTGCACACAGTGTGGGAAATGCTTCACCCAGCGCTCCAGTATGAAGTCACATCAGAGAACTCACATAGGAGAGAGTCCAGTGTCTCAACATGTGGTACCTGCATACCCTGGGGATCCACACACAAGTTTAATGTTGTCTCAGACGAAATGGAGCAAATAAAACATAATTGTATTGTTTTTTGTTAACATTTTCTATGTGAAAATGTGGGAAGAAGTTGAGACATTTTTACACGCTTTTCCTCCAAACTGATTTGTGAACTGGTTTTCATGTTTAACTGTTGACTGCTCGTCACTTTCATTTTAACAAACAATTGATTTACTACTGGTAACATCAATCATAAAAAACATTCAAATatacagtgccgtgcgaaagtatttggcccccttgaactttgcgaccttttgccacatttcaggcttcaaacataaagatataaaactgtatttttttgtgaagaatcagcaacaagtgggacacaatcatgaggtggaacgacatttattggatgtttcaaacttttttaacaaatcaaaaactgaaaaattgggcgtgcaaaattattcagcccccttaagttaatactttgtagcgccaccttttgctgcgattacagctgtaagtcgcttggggtatgtctctatcagttttgcacatcgagagactgaatttttttcccattcctccttgcaaaacagctcgagctcagtgaggttggatggagagcatttgtggacagcagttttcagttctttccacagattctcgattggattcaggtctggactttgacttggccattctaacacctggatatgtttatttttgaaccattccattgtagattttgctttatgttttggatcattgtcttgttggaagacaaatctccgtcccagtctcaggtcttttgcagacttcatcaggttttcttctagaatggtcctgtatttggctccatccatcttcccatcaattttaaccatcttccctgtccctgctgaagaaaagcaggcccaaaccatgatgctgccaccaccatgtttgacagtggggatggtgtgttcagctgtgttgcttttacgccaaacataacgttttgcattgttgccaaaaagttcaattttggtttcatctgaccagagcaccttcttccacatgtttggtgtgtctcccaggtggcttgtggcaaactttaaacgacactttttatggatatctttaagaaatggctttcttcttgccactcttccttaaaggccagatttgtgcaatatacgactgattgttgtcctatggacagagtctcccacctcagctgtagatctctgcagttcatccagagtgatcatgggcctcttggctgcatctctgatcagtcttctccttgtatgagctgaaagtttagagggacggccaggtcttggtagatttgcagtggtctgatactccttccatttcaatattatcgcttgcacagtgctccttgggatgtttaaagcttgggaaatctttttgtatccaaatccggctttaaacttcttcacaacagtatctcggacctgcctggtgtgttccttgttcttcatgatgctctctgcgcttttaacggacctctgagactatcacagtgcaggtgcatttatacagagacttgattacacacaggtggattgtatttatcatcattagtcatttaggtcaacattggatcattctgagatcctcactgaacttctggagagagtttgctgcactgaaagtaaaggggctgaataattttgcacgcccaatttttcagtttttgatttgttaaaaaagtttgaaatatccaataaatgtcgttccacttcatgattgtgtcccacttgttgttgattcttcacaaaaaaatacagttttatatctttgtttgaagcctgaaatgtggcaaaaggtcgcaaagttcaagggggccgaatactttcgcaaggcactgtatcataaaCATGTTAAATGGAATGTATTTAAAGACGGTCAATCTGCGCTTTTAGATAaagaacatactgtatataggagcCATTTTCGTATGTGTTGACTTGTTAGTGTTTGTCTATCCGGGATGTAATTTCTTGCCACATGGGACAGTCTCATATCAAGTCAAGTTAATACCTTAACTTGATTTCCTGAGTTATAGTTTGAAGTTACTCTGCTGCCTTACAATCTTACATTATATCAACTCAGCTAGGCAATGAAATATGTTTCAGTGTAATAGCTTACGtcttacatgtacagtaccagtctattttggacacctgctcatttcaagggtttttatttacttttactacattgtagaataatagtcatcaaaactatgaaataacacatgaaatcatttagtaaccaaaaaaagtgttgaatccaaatatattttgccttgacagctttgcacacgcttgtcattctctcaaccagcttcacctggaatgcttttccaacagtcttgaaggagttcccacatgcagagcgcttgttggctgcttttcctccactctgtggtccaactcatcactaaccatctcaattgggttgaggttgggtgattgtggaggtcaggtcatctgatgcagcacgccatcactctccttctgggtaaaatagcccttacactgactggaggtgtgttttgggtcaatgtcctgttgaaaaacaaatgatagtcccactaagcgcaaaccagatgggatggcgtatcactgcagaatgttgtggtagccatgctggttaagtgttccttgaattctaaataagtcaccgacagtgtcatcagcaaagcaccatctcacctcctcctccatgcttcacggtgggaaccacacgtggagatcatctgttcacctactctgcctctcacaaagacacggaggttggaacaaaaaatctaaaatttggactcatcagaccaaaatacagatttccaccggtctaatgtccattgcttgtgtttcttggcccaagcaagacttcttactggtgtcctttagtagtgatttctttgcagcaattcaaccatgaaggcctgactcacgcagtctcctctgaacagttgatgttgagatttgtctgttacttgtgaagcatttatttgggctgcaatttctgaggctggtaactaatgaacttatcctctacatcagaggtaactctgagttttcctttcctgtggcggtcctcatgagagctagtttgatcatagctcttgatggattttgcgactgcacttgaagaaactttcaaagttcttaattttccgtattgactgaccttcatgtctttaaagtaatgatggactgtcatttatctttgcttatttgagctaagagaaatagacttggtcttttaccaaatagggctatcttctgtataccacccataccttgtcacaacacaactgattggctcaaacgcattaagaaggaaattccacaaattaactttaacaaggcacacctgttaattgaaaagcatttcaggtgactatttcaagaagctggttgagagaatgtgcaaagctgtcatcttagcaaagggtggctactttgaagaatctaaaatgtatgtTTTGATTCAACACTTTtctttggttgctacatgattccatgtcttcactattattctacaatgtaaaaaatatttttaaaaaccttgaatgagtaggtgtgtccacttttgactggtactgtatgttcatacaacattacatttgacatttgggCAACTACACTTTTCCTGTGTAATTTGTCTAAACTGACACTACACTGGAACTGTGTAAAACGGGTTATCTGAATCAAAGATCATTAGCTACTGTAGATAAGAAGTGGATTGGTATGATTAGTAGTTTGAATAATGTACTGGTTCATTGAATTGCCAATAAACAGAGGCAGAGATAATAGGGGA
Coding sequences:
- the LOC110508512 gene encoding zinc finger protein 436 isoform X1, which gives rise to MASCNFQAQLVSIMEVLAKAAVAEINKRVDDSCAVIRLEVTQSQRDIDVLKRKCQIMEGELKKTRVRRKERSSYPVKIVLNKQRISSQWSDEEIAVEEDSQPQPTDVEQRAETEPILIKDEETAEDVWKTDLQEELRITGEESGSKSGKPPSFEQRHFDEDFITQPNISPEESVEHYPNSDGPEEPGTSRLTSEVFSTEQHRPAEDEDSLELVMVKDEKKEELGQTTALAGLDQFVMDETDGQLWTSVDPGRHTDGHPDFSFHATEEYSQNISIFPSQSVLPSVPTMTDDVWPLLPSSIGKPHADMLSAAAHMKKHVRTLADETRQQMPEGQSSEMLNSNNDGNSLALQPSQHQHRASEATVRMSECMTGSNMATTSTFSGYSLSRSSFNMVKRMRTQWRSGGTTERRFSCTFCGKSFQRFSQLKVHLRSHTGEKPYTCEQCGRSFTKQCNLIRHAVVHSGEKPYECTQCGKCFTQRSSMKSHQRTHIGESPVSQHVVPAYPGDPHTSLMLSQTKWSK
- the LOC110508512 gene encoding zinc finger protein 436 isoform X2 — encoded protein: MANCNFQAQLVSIMEVLAKAAVAEINKRVDDSCAVIRLEVTQSQRDIDVLKRKCQIMEGELKKTRVRRKERSSYPVKIVLNKQRISSQWSDEEIAVEEDSQPQPTDVEQRAETEPILIKDEETAEDVWKTDLQEELRITGEESGSKSGKPPSFEQRHFDEDFITQPNISPEESVEHYPNSDGPEEPGTSRLTSEVFSTEQHRPAEDEDSLELVMVKDEKKEELGQTTALAGLDQFVMDETDGQLWTSVDPGRHTDGHPDFSFHATEEYSQNISIFPSQSVLPSVPTMTDDVWPLLPSSIGKPHADMLSAAAHMKKHVRTLADETRQQMPEGQSSEMLNSNNDGNSLALQPSQHQHRASEATVRMSECMTGSNMATTSTFSGYSLSRSSFNMVKRMRTQWRSGGTTERRFSCTFCGKSFQRFSQLKVHLRSHTGEKPYTCEQCGRSFTKQCNLIRHAVVHSGEKPYECTQCGKCFTQRSSMKSHQRTHIGESPVSQHVVPAYPGDPHTSLMLSQTKWSK